In Chromatiales bacterium, the following are encoded in one genomic region:
- a CDS encoding NUDIX hydrolase, producing the protein MPAPVTPPLTVDTIIRLVDRPGLPVVLIERRNPPPGWALPGGFVDVGERVEQAAIREAREETGLNVTLVVLLGVYSAPDRDPRGHTVSAVYIADATGAPVAADDARAVRVLDPLAVDVPLAFDHALILADYRKWLIRQRPAPLRT; encoded by the coding sequence TTGCCTGCGCCTGTCACACCGCCGCTGACGGTCGACACGATCATTCGCCTGGTCGATCGCCCCGGGTTGCCGGTCGTGCTGATCGAGCGGCGCAATCCGCCGCCCGGCTGGGCGCTGCCCGGTGGGTTCGTCGATGTCGGCGAGCGGGTGGAGCAGGCGGCGATTCGCGAGGCCCGTGAGGAGACCGGGCTCAATGTGACGCTGGTCGTGCTGCTCGGCGTGTACTCGGCGCCGGATCGCGACCCGCGCGGCCACACGGTCAGTGCCGTCTATATCGCCGATGCCACGGGTGCGCCGGTGGCCGCCGACGACGCGCGCGCCGTGCGCGTGCTCGATCCGCTGGCCGTGGATGTGCCGCTCGCCTTCGACCATGCGCTGATCCTGGCCGACTACCGCAAGTGGCTGATCCGCCAGCGGCCGGCGCCGCTGCGGACCTGA
- a CDS encoding ankyrin repeat domain-containing protein: MRKIMNAMAVLLLAKTAVAGAAEVDDRLYRAAIFSNRGEVEALIKKGANANHQQNQRSMLGWAAQSGNVNAVRELLAAGANPNAVDAIGHTPVMRAVETQKKDVVKLLLDSGASTQGADVYGRTLAHLAVETDDPAIVAAVLDAGADFNAKDADGLSPLFKTLQNFGERRNEIVALLAKHGVDLNQGSPYSTPLLFAIENQDAQLLKMLLEAGADPNVANESGRRPLHEAVADLALARQLFKAGADPNITDRFDEPLLFSIMNEGRPDLVEAFLEAGADANRPRSDGQTPLGFARDTGQTDLEALLKRHGAVDGDASPAAPATATIAKLAAQPAGTAPHVPSLPRYAGANAMFEQDAIAIYVTSDPVPAVGEETLRLLEGAGWSGGLVAQNPELRHMRFTRSGWTLEVQVSLARGLGNQTSIQYSLLPQR, from the coding sequence ATGCGGAAAATCATGAATGCCATGGCCGTGCTGTTGCTGGCCAAGACGGCAGTCGCTGGCGCCGCGGAGGTGGACGACAGGCTGTATCGGGCGGCGATTTTCAGCAATCGCGGCGAGGTCGAGGCGCTGATCAAGAAGGGTGCGAACGCCAATCACCAGCAGAACCAGCGCAGCATGCTCGGCTGGGCCGCGCAAAGCGGCAATGTCAATGCCGTGCGCGAGCTGCTCGCGGCTGGCGCGAACCCGAATGCCGTGGATGCGATCGGTCACACGCCCGTGATGCGTGCCGTCGAGACGCAGAAAAAAGACGTGGTGAAGCTGCTGCTGGATTCGGGTGCGAGCACGCAGGGGGCCGACGTGTACGGCCGCACGCTGGCCCATCTGGCCGTCGAGACGGATGACCCCGCGATCGTTGCCGCGGTTCTGGATGCGGGCGCGGATTTCAACGCAAAGGACGCCGATGGCCTGTCGCCCCTGTTCAAGACGTTACAGAATTTCGGGGAGCGCAGGAATGAGATCGTCGCGCTGCTCGCGAAGCACGGTGTGGACCTGAATCAGGGCAGCCCGTATTCCACGCCATTGCTGTTCGCGATCGAGAATCAGGACGCCCAGCTGCTGAAGATGCTCCTGGAAGCCGGCGCGGACCCGAATGTTGCGAACGAGTCGGGACGCCGTCCGCTGCACGAAGCCGTGGCCGACCTGGCATTGGCCAGGCAGTTGTTCAAGGCCGGTGCCGATCCGAACATCACCGACCGGTTCGACGAACCCCTGCTGTTTTCGATCATGAACGAGGGGCGGCCGGATCTGGTGGAGGCCTTTCTGGAAGCGGGTGCGGATGCGAACCGGCCGCGCTCCGACGGCCAGACACCGCTCGGTTTCGCCCGTGATACCGGCCAGACGGATCTGGAGGCCCTGCTGAAGCGTCATGGTGCGGTGGACGGCGATGCGTCACCGGCCGCTCCGGCCACGGCGACAATCGCGAAGCTTGCGGCTCAGCCCGCCGGTACAGCGCCGCATGTGCCGAGCCTGCCGCGTTACGCAGGCGCGAACGCGATGTTCGAGCAGGACGCGATCGCGATCTATGTCACGTCCGATCCGGTACCCGCGGTCGGCGAGGAAACGCTGCGCCTGCTGGAGGGGGCCGGCTGGAGCGGAGGGCTTGTCGCGCAGAATCCGGAGCTCCGGCACATGCGCTTCACACGCTCGGGCTGGACGCTGGAAGTGCAGGTTTCGCTGGCCCGCGGACTCGGCAACCAGACTTCCATTCAGTACAGCCTGCTGCCTCAGCGCTAG